In the Ruminococcus sp. OA3 genome, one interval contains:
- a CDS encoding phosphatase PAP2 family protein yields the protein MENIKTKKSILPSYAILPLLSCVAVNFTVYLGVNYLTEGRKHYDLTLPVDRAVPVVPEFAAIYLGCYVFWIANYILIVRQSKEHCMRFATADMMSRIVCGLIYLVLPTTNVRPVLTGDGLWVTVLQMIYQADQPTRLFPSIHCLVSWFCYIGIRGQKNIHRGYRIFSCIFAVAVCISTQLTKQHYIVDVLGGILLAEGTYWLAFHTQLYKYPEKIFDTVSQKHLYRQRRTCGKEGES from the coding sequence TGTTGTCCTGTGTGGCGGTAAACTTTACCGTTTATCTGGGGGTCAACTATCTGACTGAGGGACGGAAACATTATGACCTGACACTTCCAGTGGACCGGGCAGTGCCGGTGGTGCCGGAATTTGCTGCGATTTATCTGGGGTGTTACGTATTTTGGATTGCGAATTACATCCTGATTGTGAGACAGAGTAAAGAGCATTGTATGCGTTTCGCAACAGCAGATATGATGTCCAGAATAGTATGCGGTCTTATCTATCTGGTGCTGCCGACGACAAATGTAAGACCGGTTCTTACCGGGGATGGATTATGGGTAACTGTTCTTCAGATGATATATCAGGCCGATCAGCCGACCAGGCTTTTTCCATCGATTCACTGTCTGGTGAGCTGGTTTTGCTATATCGGGATTCGCGGCCAAAAGAACATACACAGAGGCTACCGTATATTTTCCTGTATCTTTGCGGTTGCAGTCTGCATCTCTACACAGCTGACAAAGCAGCACTATATCGTGGATGTACTGGGCGGGATTTTACTGGCAGAGGGAACTTATTGGCTGGCATTCCATACACAGCTTTACAAATATCCGGAGAAGATATTTGATACGGTCAGTCAAAAACATTTATACAGACAGAGAAGAACCTGTGGGAAGGAAGGTGAATCGTGA
- a CDS encoding lysylphosphatidylglycerol synthase transmembrane domain-containing protein: protein MTSRKKKIINTVFLLLVFLLTVYSVFRGEDLHEVMKEIMRVNPWYLLPGVFGVVFFIWGESIIIHYLFGTLDIHEKKWICFQYSCVGFFFSAITPSASGGQPMQIYYMRKHKIPVPISTLVLMIVTITYKLVLVGVGLFVAFFQRGFVHRYLEGILPVFYLGVFLNVICCIAMSILAFHPVLAKYIVMKCLGMLERAHILKRRPERTQRMEASMDQYNATASYLRSHMRVIVNVLVITFLQRFALFFVTWFVYKAMGLHGAHIYDVVMLQAVISVSVDMLPLPGGMGISENLFLIIFKTIFAAGLLLPGMVLSRGIAYYVQLLLSAGMTLFAHLTIGRETLDKT, encoded by the coding sequence GTGACAAGCAGAAAGAAAAAGATTATAAACACTGTATTTCTCCTGCTTGTATTTTTACTGACGGTTTACAGCGTATTCAGGGGTGAGGATCTGCACGAAGTGATGAAGGAGATCATGCGGGTGAATCCATGGTATCTGCTTCCGGGAGTGTTTGGTGTCGTGTTTTTCATCTGGGGTGAGTCTATTATTATTCATTATCTGTTCGGGACACTGGACATTCATGAGAAAAAATGGATCTGTTTTCAGTATTCATGTGTGGGATTCTTTTTCAGTGCCATAACGCCGTCTGCGAGCGGCGGACAACCCATGCAGATCTATTATATGCGGAAGCATAAAATACCGGTTCCGATTTCCACACTGGTTCTGATGATCGTTACGATAACCTATAAGCTGGTTTTGGTGGGGGTGGGACTTTTTGTGGCATTCTTTCAGAGAGGATTTGTCCACCGGTATCTGGAAGGGATTTTGCCCGTCTTTTATCTGGGGGTGTTTCTTAATGTGATTTGCTGCATTGCCATGTCCATTCTGGCGTTTCATCCGGTGCTGGCAAAATATATTGTGATGAAATGCCTTGGCATGCTGGAGCGTGCTCATATTCTTAAACGCAGACCGGAGCGTACACAGAGAATGGAAGCTTCCATGGATCAGTATAACGCGACGGCATCGTATCTGAGAAGCCATATGAGGGTAATTGTTAATGTGCTGGTGATTACTTTTCTGCAGAGGTTTGCATTATTTTTTGTCACATGGTTTGTATATAAGGCAATGGGGCTTCATGGGGCACATATTTATGATGTTGTAATGCTCCAGGCTGTGATATCCGTCTCAGTGGATATGCTGCCTTTGCCTGGTGGAATGGGGATCAGTGAAAACCTGTTTCTTATTATCTTCAAAACAATTTTTGCAGCAGGACTGCTGCTGCCGGGAATGGTTTTGAGCAGAGGGATTGCATATTATGTACAGCTGCTGCTCAGTGCAGGTATGACCTTATTTGCCCATTTGACAATTGGGCGGGAGACTTTAGATAAAACGTGA
- a CDS encoding CDP-alcohol phosphatidyltransferase family protein — MIGFYNYTVVLTYISLVSSVFGMTQAIHGRFKTAILCLAISGLCDMFDGKIARTKKDRTEDEKAFGIQIDSLCDVVCFGAFPALICYLLGVRGPIGIAVIILYCVNSVIRLAYFNVMEMKDALVTADGEKFYRGLPITSMAVVLPLVFMIQFFVPDWVFRICLHLALLGVGVLFVVNFRLRKPKNSTLAILVSVVGIAVLIMIIFTNYRVRLHAGWPWLCRRYPV, encoded by the coding sequence ATGATAGGATTCTATAATTATACAGTAGTTTTAACATACATAAGTCTTGTATCATCTGTATTTGGAATGACGCAGGCCATTCATGGGCGATTTAAGACTGCAATTCTCTGTCTGGCGATATCCGGACTGTGTGACATGTTTGACGGGAAGATTGCCCGTACCAAGAAAGACCGGACAGAAGATGAAAAGGCATTTGGCATACAGATTGATTCGTTGTGCGATGTTGTCTGTTTTGGCGCATTTCCTGCATTGATCTGTTATCTGCTGGGGGTTCGCGGACCCATAGGTATTGCAGTCATCATACTTTACTGTGTGAATTCTGTGATCAGACTGGCATATTTTAATGTTATGGAGATGAAGGATGCACTGGTGACAGCAGATGGAGAAAAATTTTACCGGGGACTTCCCATTACTTCTATGGCGGTAGTTCTTCCACTGGTATTTATGATCCAGTTTTTTGTACCGGACTGGGTCTTCAGAATATGCCTGCATCTGGCACTCCTTGGTGTTGGGGTGTTGTTTGTCGTAAATTTCAGGCTCAGGAAACCTAAGAACAGCACACTGGCAATTCTGGTATCTGTGGTAGGGATCGCAGTGCTGATCATGATTATTTTTACGAACTATCGGGTCAGGCTTCATGCAGGCTGGCCATGGCTGTGCAGGAGGTATCCCGTGTAG